A single genomic interval of Salmo trutta chromosome 13, fSalTru1.1, whole genome shotgun sequence harbors:
- the LOC115205242 gene encoding atlastin-3-like isoform X1 translates to MGSEPGPVQIVTVCKEDHSFALDTEALGRVLLAPEVRDKHVVVLSVAGAFRKGKSFILDFMLRYMYRKKHGEEWLGQDDEPLTGFKWRGGSEPETTGIQLWSEVFLVEKSDGTEVAVLLMDTQGAFDNQSTVKDCATIFALSTMTSSIQIYNLSQNIQEDDLQQLQLFTEYGRLAMDEIYLKPFQSLMFLIRDWSFPYEYKYGLNGGREFLDKRLQVKETQHEELQTVREHIHSCFTSINCFLLPHPGLKVATSPAFKGQLSDVAPEFKKELRNLIATLLHPNSLAEKEINGNKVTCRGLLEFFKAYIKIYQGEDLPHPKSMLQATAEANNLAAVAAAKDQYYKNMEKVCGGDVPYVAPASLEEKHHFFLQESLHVFSSTKKMGGQEFCDRYRDQLEAELVELWQSFSKHNESKNVFSAFRTPAVLFVLVCFLYVLSGLLLFIGLATIALICDCVLGLAMVAMLTWSFIRFSGKYRGLGGAIDQTAGIILQQATVVLNKSRPAVAEMRKSS, encoded by the exons ATGGGGAGTGAGCCAGGCCCAGTCCAGATTGTGACAGTTTGCAAGGAGGATCACTCCTTTGCCTTGGACACAGAGGCTCTGGGACGGGTTCTGCTGGCACCGGAGGTCCGGGACAAACATGTGGTGGTGCTCTCAGTGGCTGGGGCCTTCCGGAAAGGCAAGAGCTTCATTCTGGACTTCATGCTCCGCTACATGTACAGGAAG AAGCATGGTGAGGAGTGGCTGGGCCAGGACGATGAGCCCCTGACTGGGTTCAAATGGAGGGGGGGCTCAGAGCCAGAGACCACCGGCATCCAGCTGTGGAGTGAAGTCTTCCTGGTGGAAAAGAGCGATGGAACAGAG GTGGCAGTATTACTGATGGACACCCAGGGTGCATTTGATAACCAGTCAACTGTGAAGGATTGTGCCACAATCTTTGCCCTCAGCACCATGACCAGCTCAATACAG ATCTACAACCTCTCTCAGAACATTCAGGAAGATGATCTGCAGCAGTTGCAG CTGTTCACAGAGTATGGTCGCCTCGCCATGGATGAAATCTATCTGAAGCCCTTTCAG TCTCTGATGTTCCTAATCAGGGATTGGAGCTTTCCCTATGAGTATAAATATGGGCTAAACGGGGGCAGAGAGTTCCTGGATAAACGTCTACAG GTGAAGGAGACCCAGCATGAGGAACTACAGACAGTGAGGGAACACATTCATTCCTGCTTCACCTCCATCAACTGTTTCCTGCTACCACATCCTGGGTTGAAGGTGGCCACCAGCCCTGCTTTCAAAGGCCAGCTTAGTG ATGTGGCTCCCGAGTTTAAAAAGGAGCTACGCAACCTCATCGCAACACTGCTGCACCCTAACAGCCTGGCTGAGAAAGAGATCAACGGCAACAAGGTCACCTGCAGGGGCCTGCTGGAGTTCTTCAAG GCATACATCAAGATCTACCAGGGTGAAGACTTGCCACACCCGAAGTCTATGCTGCAG GCCACAGCAGAGGCCAACAACTTGGCAGCCGTGGCAGCGGCCAAAGACCAGTATTACAAGAACATGGAGAAG GTCTGTGGGGGAGATGTTCCCTATGTGGCTCCTGCCTCTCTGGAGGAGAAGCACCACTTCTTCCTCCAGGAGTCCCTCCATGTCTTCTCCTCCACCAAGAAGATGGGAGGGCAGGAGTTCTGCGACCGCTACCGAGACCAGCTTGAGGCCGAGCTGGTAGAACTGTGGCAGTCTTTCAGTAAGCACAATGAG TCAAAGAATGTCTTCAGTGCATTCCGGACGCCCGCAGTGCTTTTTGTCCTTGTGTGCTTCCTGTACGTGCTGTCAGGGCTGTTGCTTTTCATCGGCCTGGCTACAATTGCTTTGATATGTGACTGTGTCTTGGGCCTGGCCATGGTCGCCATGCTCACCTGGAGCTTCATACGCTTTTCGGGAAAATACCGGGGGCTGGGGGGAGCCATCGACCAGACAGCAGGCATCATACTGCAGCAG GCCACTGTGGTATTGAACAAGTCGAGGCCAGCTGTGGCTGAGATGAGAAAATCCAGCTAG
- the LOC115205242 gene encoding atlastin-3-like isoform X2, whose product MGSEPGPVQIVTVCKEDHSFALDTEALGRVLLAPEVRDKHVVVLSVAGAFRKGKSFILDFMLRYMYRKHGEEWLGQDDEPLTGFKWRGGSEPETTGIQLWSEVFLVEKSDGTEVAVLLMDTQGAFDNQSTVKDCATIFALSTMTSSIQIYNLSQNIQEDDLQQLQLFTEYGRLAMDEIYLKPFQSLMFLIRDWSFPYEYKYGLNGGREFLDKRLQVKETQHEELQTVREHIHSCFTSINCFLLPHPGLKVATSPAFKGQLSDVAPEFKKELRNLIATLLHPNSLAEKEINGNKVTCRGLLEFFKAYIKIYQGEDLPHPKSMLQATAEANNLAAVAAAKDQYYKNMEKVCGGDVPYVAPASLEEKHHFFLQESLHVFSSTKKMGGQEFCDRYRDQLEAELVELWQSFSKHNESKNVFSAFRTPAVLFVLVCFLYVLSGLLLFIGLATIALICDCVLGLAMVAMLTWSFIRFSGKYRGLGGAIDQTAGIILQQATVVLNKSRPAVAEMRKSS is encoded by the exons ATGGGGAGTGAGCCAGGCCCAGTCCAGATTGTGACAGTTTGCAAGGAGGATCACTCCTTTGCCTTGGACACAGAGGCTCTGGGACGGGTTCTGCTGGCACCGGAGGTCCGGGACAAACATGTGGTGGTGCTCTCAGTGGCTGGGGCCTTCCGGAAAGGCAAGAGCTTCATTCTGGACTTCATGCTCCGCTACATGTACAGGAAG CATGGTGAGGAGTGGCTGGGCCAGGACGATGAGCCCCTGACTGGGTTCAAATGGAGGGGGGGCTCAGAGCCAGAGACCACCGGCATCCAGCTGTGGAGTGAAGTCTTCCTGGTGGAAAAGAGCGATGGAACAGAG GTGGCAGTATTACTGATGGACACCCAGGGTGCATTTGATAACCAGTCAACTGTGAAGGATTGTGCCACAATCTTTGCCCTCAGCACCATGACCAGCTCAATACAG ATCTACAACCTCTCTCAGAACATTCAGGAAGATGATCTGCAGCAGTTGCAG CTGTTCACAGAGTATGGTCGCCTCGCCATGGATGAAATCTATCTGAAGCCCTTTCAG TCTCTGATGTTCCTAATCAGGGATTGGAGCTTTCCCTATGAGTATAAATATGGGCTAAACGGGGGCAGAGAGTTCCTGGATAAACGTCTACAG GTGAAGGAGACCCAGCATGAGGAACTACAGACAGTGAGGGAACACATTCATTCCTGCTTCACCTCCATCAACTGTTTCCTGCTACCACATCCTGGGTTGAAGGTGGCCACCAGCCCTGCTTTCAAAGGCCAGCTTAGTG ATGTGGCTCCCGAGTTTAAAAAGGAGCTACGCAACCTCATCGCAACACTGCTGCACCCTAACAGCCTGGCTGAGAAAGAGATCAACGGCAACAAGGTCACCTGCAGGGGCCTGCTGGAGTTCTTCAAG GCATACATCAAGATCTACCAGGGTGAAGACTTGCCACACCCGAAGTCTATGCTGCAG GCCACAGCAGAGGCCAACAACTTGGCAGCCGTGGCAGCGGCCAAAGACCAGTATTACAAGAACATGGAGAAG GTCTGTGGGGGAGATGTTCCCTATGTGGCTCCTGCCTCTCTGGAGGAGAAGCACCACTTCTTCCTCCAGGAGTCCCTCCATGTCTTCTCCTCCACCAAGAAGATGGGAGGGCAGGAGTTCTGCGACCGCTACCGAGACCAGCTTGAGGCCGAGCTGGTAGAACTGTGGCAGTCTTTCAGTAAGCACAATGAG TCAAAGAATGTCTTCAGTGCATTCCGGACGCCCGCAGTGCTTTTTGTCCTTGTGTGCTTCCTGTACGTGCTGTCAGGGCTGTTGCTTTTCATCGGCCTGGCTACAATTGCTTTGATATGTGACTGTGTCTTGGGCCTGGCCATGGTCGCCATGCTCACCTGGAGCTTCATACGCTTTTCGGGAAAATACCGGGGGCTGGGGGGAGCCATCGACCAGACAGCAGGCATCATACTGCAGCAG GCCACTGTGGTATTGAACAAGTCGAGGCCAGCTGTGGCTGAGATGAGAAAATCCAGCTAG